In Planctomycetota bacterium, the following proteins share a genomic window:
- a CDS encoding serine hydrolase domain-containing protein yields the protein MILPRAWSKRRACRLSASRFPTARGNVRVAVHGVRARGDEALVSPDDAWHIGSCTKAITSLLAARMVDAGLITWKTTPGDVFADLPPAANQQNVEAELIQLLSNTSGLSGPATDMLAVTFGRARQATGESTMAQRQSVARSILCIAPIGEAGKQFDYANGGFIVAGAMLEAAADEPLESLFDRFVFEPLGIETAGWGPPSAISGHSRSGEALPETDNPVAYDAAGRLHLSLADWAKLCDVVLGRPDGFLSPESMAALTTPRTDGQPAYALGWISIRTGTLGEIFTHAGTNTAWLAEAVIAPESSAVILVACSQLNRQAVDAARDGAAELLMADRPAE from the coding sequence ATGATCTTGCCGCGCGCGTGGTCGAAGAGAAGGGCGTGCCGGCTATCGGCATCGCGGTTTCCGACGGCTCGGGGCAACGTTCGCGTTGCCGTCCACGGCGTGCGAGCCCGTGGTGACGAGGCGCTGGTCTCACCGGATGACGCGTGGCACATCGGCTCGTGCACGAAAGCGATCACGTCACTCCTTGCCGCACGGATGGTCGACGCCGGCCTGATTACTTGGAAGACGACGCCGGGTGACGTGTTCGCCGATCTTCCGCCAGCGGCCAATCAGCAAAACGTCGAGGCCGAGCTGATTCAGTTGCTGTCGAACACGAGCGGGCTCTCCGGACCCGCGACGGACATGCTGGCAGTGACTTTCGGCCGTGCTCGTCAGGCGACAGGCGAATCGACCATGGCGCAGCGGCAGAGTGTGGCGCGGTCGATCCTGTGCATCGCGCCGATTGGTGAGGCAGGAAAACAGTTCGACTACGCGAACGGCGGATTCATCGTCGCCGGCGCGATGCTGGAGGCGGCCGCTGATGAGCCGCTCGAGTCGCTGTTTGACCGATTCGTCTTCGAGCCGCTTGGCATCGAGACGGCAGGCTGGGGTCCGCCGTCGGCGATCTCGGGACACTCTCGCTCGGGCGAGGCTTTGCCGGAGACGGATAATCCAGTCGCGTACGACGCGGCAGGGCGGCTGCACCTGAGCCTTGCAGATTGGGCCAAGCTGTGCGATGTCGTGCTCGGTCGTCCCGATGGGTTTCTTTCGCCTGAGTCGATGGCGGCACTCACGACGCCGAGGACCGACGGCCAGCCGGCCTACGCGCTTGGCTGGATCTCCATCCGAACTGGCACGTTGGGCGAGATCTTCACGCACGCGGGCACCAACACAGCGTGGCTAGCTGAGGCAGTGATTGCACCGGAGTCATCGGCTGTCATTCTGGTCGCGTGCAGCCAGCTGAATCGGCAGGCCGTGGACGCTGCACGTGATGGGGCGGCCGAGCTGCTGATGGCGGATCGTCCCGCCGAATGA
- a CDS encoding M48 family metallopeptidase, whose protein sequence is MNFFEAQDQARKGSSRLILLFAIAVVGIVISLNVIAFFAVGVASDGQYDTLTPTFAPLVHVAVTVAALVIILGASLFKSAQLNGDGGKVARMLGGRLVDGQTGDADERKLLNIVEEMSLASGMPVPDVYVLEDAGINAFAAGTDVDSAAVGVTRGCIESLSRDELQGVVAHEFSHILNGDMKLNIRLIGVIFGILVIGLIGYTVFRYAPYLMQSGRSRSSNDKGGGAMVGIAILVVGGLIWLVGSVGVFCGRLIQASVSRKREYLADASAVQFTRNPGGIRDALRKIGGNAAGANVSNRHAGECAHMFFASGFTAMFATHPPLPQRIQAIDPQWDGTMLAPAEPRPARKQQRPQKRQEPRHGGFPIGFPAVGLAGAVDRVGQLDDAATAAGLAVAEGLPIDLRQAARQPELATAMVASLFVADGGQVRVMQDDLLAQQDPAMAQRIDALWPAVRQSGRLMRLPLIELAAPALRALPKHDGNRVLNLIRRLIEADGEVEPFEYALYKLLDRIINKRPIREKQSNIDAVSDEIRLTLSALASAGSESPDAAAKAYDAGRLALKAPLPDYKGDFKLPELDMALERLAGCRMPIKERLIKAAAATTAADDQVTVEEVELLRATAAVLGCPMPPMAMTA, encoded by the coding sequence ATGAACTTCTTTGAGGCGCAAGACCAGGCACGGAAGGGAAGCTCGCGGCTGATTCTGCTGTTCGCGATCGCCGTTGTCGGCATTGTCATTTCTCTCAATGTCATCGCCTTCTTCGCGGTCGGTGTCGCGTCGGACGGGCAGTATGACACGTTGACGCCGACGTTCGCCCCGCTCGTGCACGTCGCGGTCACCGTGGCAGCGTTGGTCATCATCCTCGGAGCCAGCCTCTTCAAGTCGGCCCAGCTCAATGGCGACGGCGGGAAGGTCGCACGCATGCTCGGCGGACGCCTGGTCGACGGCCAGACCGGCGATGCCGATGAGCGGAAGCTCTTGAACATCGTCGAGGAGATGAGTCTCGCCAGCGGCATGCCCGTCCCCGACGTTTACGTGCTCGAGGACGCGGGCATCAATGCGTTCGCAGCAGGGACCGACGTCGACTCGGCCGCGGTCGGCGTGACGCGTGGCTGCATCGAGTCGCTCAGCCGCGACGAGCTGCAGGGCGTCGTCGCCCACGAGTTCAGCCACATCCTCAACGGCGACATGAAGCTGAACATCCGCCTCATCGGCGTAATCTTCGGCATCCTCGTCATCGGCCTCATCGGCTACACGGTCTTTCGCTACGCGCCGTACCTGATGCAGTCGGGTCGCAGCCGCTCCAGCAACGACAAGGGCGGCGGTGCGATGGTCGGCATCGCGATCCTCGTCGTCGGCGGGCTCATCTGGCTCGTCGGCAGCGTCGGCGTCTTCTGCGGCAGGCTCATCCAGGCGAGCGTCAGCCGCAAGCGCGAGTACCTCGCCGATGCCAGCGCCGTGCAGTTCACCAGGAATCCCGGCGGTATTCGCGATGCGCTCCGGAAGATTGGCGGCAACGCGGCGGGGGCGAACGTCTCCAATCGCCATGCCGGCGAGTGTGCGCACATGTTCTTCGCCAGCGGCTTCACCGCGATGTTCGCGACACACCCGCCGCTGCCGCAGCGAATTCAGGCGATCGATCCGCAGTGGGACGGCACGATGCTCGCCCCGGCCGAGCCAAGACCGGCCCGCAAGCAGCAGCGACCCCAGAAGCGGCAGGAACCGCGGCACGGCGGCTTCCCGATCGGCTTCCCGGCCGTCGGTCTGGCCGGTGCGGTCGACCGCGTGGGTCAACTCGACGACGCAGCGACGGCCGCAGGGCTCGCGGTGGCCGAGGGCTTGCCGATCGACCTTCGCCAGGCCGCCCGGCAGCCAGAACTCGCGACGGCGATGGTCGCGTCACTCTTCGTTGCCGACGGCGGCCAGGTACGCGTCATGCAAGATGACCTGCTCGCGCAGCAGGACCCGGCAATGGCTCAGCGGATCGACGCCCTTTGGCCGGCCGTTCGACAGTCGGGTCGCTTGATGCGTCTGCCGCTGATCGAGTTGGCGGCACCGGCGTTGCGTGCTTTGCCGAAGCACGACGGCAACCGCGTGCTCAACCTGATCCGCCGGCTGATCGAAGCCGACGGCGAGGTCGAGCCGTTCGAGTACGCGCTGTACAAGCTGCTCGACCGCATCATCAACAAGCGGCCGATCCGCGAGAAGCAGTCGAACATCGACGCCGTGTCAGATGAGATTCGCCTGACGCTCTCAGCCCTGGCTTCCGCCGGCTCCGAGTCTCCGGACGCCGCCGCCAAGGCCTACGACGCCGGCCGGCTCGCGTTGAAGGCCCCGCTGCCGGATTACAAGGGCGACTTCAAACTCCCCGAGCTCGACATGGCCTTGGAGCGTTTGGCCGGCTGTCGGATGCCGATCAAGGAGCGTTT